One genomic segment of Arachis duranensis cultivar V14167 chromosome 4, aradu.V14167.gnm2.J7QH, whole genome shotgun sequence includes these proteins:
- the LOC107486072 gene encoding uncharacterized protein LOC107486072 isoform X1 produces MKMDNGVQRDMEEVVQAHKKSSKTTSTDAENVDPVTTNISSEKGFLHSLWSEMKEMVPSLRFAIFSWAALTQGLHLGPAKRAATLGFQAGNFSDTDQNYVQALFTLFPEMVDLATFIGCFILGVILFWREHPGARCVLMPLMMHALLYYFTDLARKTSGIAVNCQTFKMPAIWFVAVGAVGISFVTCLNSLVVLLCKWLYNNKRGLTVREE; encoded by the exons ATGAAGATGGATAATGGAGTCCAAAGAGACATGGAAGAAGTGGTGCAAGCTCACAAGAAGTCAAGTAAAACG acAAGCACAGACGCTGAAAATGTTGATCCTGTTACAACAAACATCTCATCTGAGAAAGGATTTCTACATTCTCTATGGTCAGAGATGAAAGAAATGGTTCCTAGTCTCCGTTTTGCTATCTTTTCTTGGGCTGCTCTGACCCAAGGTCTTCACTTGGGACCCGCGAAGAGAGCTGCCACATTGGGTTTCCAAGCTGGAAACTTTTCAGACACCGATCAGAATTATGTACAAGCACTTTTCACATTATTTCCGGAGATGGTAGATTTGGCCACCTTCATTGGGTGTTTTATTCTAGGGGTGATCCTATTCTGGCGTGAGCATCCTGGAGCACGATGTGTTCTTATGCCCTTAATGATGCATGCGCTGCTATATTATTTCACTGATCTAGCACGCAAGACTTCTGGGATTGCGGTAAATTGCCAGACATTCAAGATGCCGGCCATATGGTTTGTTGCCGTAGGGGCTGTTGGCATCTCCTTTGTAACCTGTTTGAATAGTTTGGTGGTGCTCCTTTGTAAATGGCTATACAATAACAAGAGAGGACTGACAGTGAGGGAAGAGTGA
- the LOC107485997 gene encoding uncharacterized protein LOC107485997 codes for MNVLARTSLNKMSRARGQSSGWTAFDLKQKKKNGLKSEIDKDPFPPVGASNLIRNDDKLVKKNHVLAKSFSSVLLPTQNFPTLKEGGKSQTPMTGSDSGGKYCATTAQNDADLAIKKLKGQHHWADDSLIEDILAAVSNDVDKAATLLETMASAVNIEECKISSDPGAANSYYGTCKEKIDESLMLGKGTDDITINSSVGHLKDNGKDFVDRNASLDEKFYDDNVRCQLGPLNSVPVEPEWEEDDVYLSHRKDALKTMRLASRHSRAAANAFLRGDHFSAQQHSMKAREEWHTAEELNSTAATKILNIRNSENDISRLDLHGLHAAEAIRALQEHLLKIESQGFSKTSATSNGVKVNNGLTHSTLGSLNSVDSENSDKQAPIRLKSVALHVITGMLLCLVPPCCSGFIISLTPFNHLLIGNVINFS; via the exons ATGAACGTTTTGGCCAGAACTTCCCTTAATAAGATGTCACGAGCTAGGGGTCAATCGTCTGGTTGGACAGCTTTTgatctcaaacagaaaaagaaaaatggtctTAAATCTGAAATTGATAAGGACCCTTTCCCACCTGTTGGTGCTTCTAATTTAATACGAAATGATGATAAACTGGTTAAGAAGAACCATGTTCTTGCGAAGTCTTTCTCTTCTGTACTTCTTCCTACACAGAATTTCCCCACTCTAAAAGAGGGTGGGAAAAGCCAAACACCAATGACAGGTTCTGATTCTGGTGGAAAATATTGTGCCACTACTGCTCAGAATGATGCTGATTTGGCCATCAAAAAGCTCAAAGGGCAGCATCATTGGGCTGATGATAGCTTGATAGAGGATATCTTAGCCGCAGTTAGTAATGATGTTGATAAGGCTGCAACTTTATTGGAAACAATGGCTTCTGCAGTTAACATTGAAGAATGCAAAATATCAAGTGATCCTGGAGCAGCTAATTCATATTATGGTACCTGCAAGGAGAAGATTGATGAGAGTCTAATGTTAGGAAAGGGGACAGATGACATTACAATCAATTCAAGTGTTGGTCATCTCAAAGATAACGGTAAAGACTTTGTGGATAGAAATGCTTCCCTGGATGAAAAGTTTTATGATGATAATGTTAGATGCCAACTGGGCCCCTTGAATTCTGTTCCTGTTGAGCCTGAATGGGAAGAGGATGATGTCTACCTTAGCCATCGAAAGGATGCATTGAAGACAATGAG GTTGGCATCTCGACATTCTAGGGCAGCTGCTAATGCTTTTTTGAGAGGTGATCATTTTTCTGCTCAGCAGCACTCAATGAAGGCCCGAGAGGAATGGCATACAGCTGAAGAACTTAATTCTACGGcagccacaaaaattctaaatatCAGAAATAGTGAAAACGATATTTCCAGACTGGATTTACATGGTCTACATGCGGCAGAGGCTATTCGAGCATTGCAAGaacatttattaaaaattgaaagcCAAGGCTTCTCAAAGACTTCAGCCACTTCAAATGGTGTTAAGGTTAATAATGGGCTTACACATTCAACTCTTGGATCTCTTAATTCTGTGGACAGTGAAAATTCAGATAAACAAGCCCCAATAAGGCTTAAATCAGTAGCTTTACATGTCATTACAGGTATGTTACTTTGTCTTGTACCACCATGTTGCAGCGGTTTCATTATTTCCTTGACGCCTTTCAATCATTTATTGATTGGAAATGTTATCAATTTTTCTTAA
- the LOC107486026 gene encoding uncharacterized protein LOC107486026 gives MANFGTSQRIPTSSKPSSKVESHETKENHEKLYTDIKIYCPFNMPLTSEAAAIRIMRNLGNLGLYYTLFFWIILFIVLIPRHKISLIILVIMTYVITIYCLILRAFPYSVLLHKVIDKRFVLSLLVFVTVVMLVVTEAGSHLAVTLAIAVPIILIHSLLWIAHHHSFETEDHYCNCNCEVGADGTEEV, from the coding sequence ATGGCAAATTTTGGAACTAGCCAAAGAATACCAACCTCCTCAAAACCTTCATCCAAAGTTGAATCTCATGAAACAAAAGAGAATCATGAAAAACTCTATACTGACATCAAAATATACTGTCCCTTTAACATGCCGTTAACTTCAGAAGCTGCAGCAATCAGAATCATGAGGAACTTAGGGAATCTTGGTTTATATTACACATTATTCTTTTGGATCATACTCTTCATAGTCCTCATCCCCAGGCACAAAATTTCATTGATTATTTTGGTTATAATGACATATGTAATAACCATTTACTGTTTAATTCTAAGGGCATTCCCTTATTCTGTTTTGCTTCACAAAGTCATAGATAAAAGGTTTGTGTTGTCATTGCTAGTGTTTGTAACTGTGGTGATGCTTGTAGTGACTGAAGCTGGGTCTCATCTAGCAGTTACTTTAGCTATTGCTGTTCCTATAATTTTGATTCATTCACTTTTATGGATTGCTCATCACCATTCCTTTGAGACTGAAGATCATTATTGTAATTGTAATTGTGAAGTTGGTGCTGATGGCACAGAGGAAGTTTGA
- the LOC107486071 gene encoding uncharacterized protein LOC107486071 isoform X2, translating into MESGMMIMKSVQQNSGQNDASIPKLINPVLTTTDVENVDPLTKAISSEGKFVHAMWSGVTEMDPKLRGAVLFAGAVFQFHQLANMTSSATLDFQAGNLSGTDLNFGKAFFTLFPEMVRITAFIWCFFLEVILLLRVHPAAQCALMLLMMYAPLYYFADLARKASGIGVNCKTFKMPALWFAAVGGVGISLVAGLMILVVVYGAWLYTHKRGLTVREVVISPNDITHTLDNI; encoded by the exons ATGGAGTCAGGAATGATGATAATGAAATCTGTGCAGCAGAACTCAGGGCAAAACGACGCCAGT ATTCCGAAGCTAATAAATCCGGTTCTG ACAACAACAGACGTTGAAAATGTTGATCCTCTTACAAAAGCCATCTCATCAGAAGGAAAATTTGTACATGCTATGTGGTCAGGGGTGACAGAAATGGATCCTAAACTACGCGGTGCTGTCTTGTTTGCGGGTGCTGTGTTCCAATTTCATCAGCTGGCAAACATGACGAGCTCTGCCACATTGGATTTCCAAGCTGGAAACCTTTCAGGCACCGATCTGAATTTCGGAAAAGCATTCTTTACATTATTTCCGGAGATGGTACGTATCACCGCCTTCATTTGGTGTTTTTTTCTAGAGGTGATCCTGCTCTTGCGTGTGCATCCTGCAGCTCAATGTGCTCTTATGCTGCTCATGATGTATGCGCCGCTATATTATTTCGCTGATCTAGCACGCAAGGCTTCTGGGATTGGCGTAAATTGCAAGACATTCAAGATGCCGGCCTTATGGTTTGCTGCCGTAGGGGGTGTTGGCATCTCCTTGGTAGCCGGTTTGATGATTTTGGTGGTGGTGTATGGTGCATGGCTATACACACACAAGAGAGGACTGACAGTGAGGGAAGTAGTGATCAGTCCAAATGACATAACACATACTCTGGACAATATATGA
- the LOC107486068 gene encoding uncharacterized protein LOC107486068: MGRRQNDSGFGKFTLLSLFLMGAISCLAVYLFLTVVFSPNNTTASLSSMEHVDGVDDLLNHEEEGGEEEEERPCCDGVEHLELWGDAVKWGSDFRVNSSKECCMACKRMCRGDGGACLCNSWVFCGDRDACGPRFGECWLKRQKDALNPERRDLGDKVMWTSGLVFDKREGIVGLETDYGILRIKLFPDCAPQSASYILELLALPHCIGCQIYRSESRGSFWDSEGNHIKKASFGPPFALIQGTFESVGSTFKDIPKEYCPTIRRGSVAWVGSGPEFFISLANHNEWKNAYTVFGSILSEDMEILEKIAQLPTKSDVWNGINVAVLENPVSLRFRRITT; this comes from the exons ATGGGTCGTCGGCAAAATGACTCAGGTTTCGGTAAATTTACCCTTTTGTCCCTCTTCCTGATGGGTGCAATCTCCTGCTTGGCGGTATACCTGTTTCTCACTGTGGTTTTCAGTCCCAACAACACTACTGCATCTCTTTCTTCAATGGAGCATGTTGATGGGGTTGATGATTTGCTGAaccatgaagaagaaggaggagaagaagaagaagaaaggccATGTTGTGATGGGGTTGAGCATTTGGAGCTATGGGGTGATGCCGTTAAATGGGGTAGTGATTTTAGGGTAAATTCTTCTAAGGAATGTTGCATGGCTTGTAAGAGGATGTGTAGAGGTGATGGTGGAGCTTGTTTGTGTAATTCATGGGTGTTTTGTGGTGATAGAGATGCATGTGGACCTAGATTTGGTGAG TGTTGGTTAAAAAGACAGAAGGATGCATTAAACCCTGAACGACGAGACTTGGGAGATAAAGTGATGTGGACTTCTGGTTTAGTCTTTGATAAGAGGGAG GGAATTGTTGGTCTGGAAACTGACTACGGAATTCTACGTATAAAA CTTTTTCCTGACTGTGCTCCCCAATCTGCCTCCTACATTCTTGAGTTGTTGGCATTGCCTCACTGCATTGGGTGCCAGATTTATCGTTCAGAGAGCCGAGGTAGCTTTTGGGATTCAGAGGGAAACCACATTAAGAAG GCTTCATTTGGTCCCCCTTTTGCGCTAATCCAAGGAACATTTGAATCCGTTGGTTCCACATTCAAGGATATCCCAAAAGAGTATTGTCCGACCATAAGAAGAGGATCTGTAGCATGGGTTGGTTCAGGTCCAGAATTCTTCATCAGCCTGGCTAATCATAATGAATGGAAAAATGCATACACTGTCTTTGGTTCCATACTATCTGAAGATATGGAAATCTTGGAGAAAATTGCTCAGCTTCCGACCAAATCAGATGTTTGGAATGGCATTAATGTTGCTGTCTTGGAGAATCCGGTTTCATTACGGTTCCGGAGAATTACCACATAG
- the LOC107486069 gene encoding 2-dehydro-3-deoxyphosphooctonate aldolase codes for MDPPSMLYSQLKAAEPFFLLAGPNVIESEEHIMKMAKHIKTITSKVGIPLVFKSSFDKANRTSSKSFRGPGMVEGLKILEKVKVAYDLPIVTDVHESIQCEAVGRVADIIQIPAFLCRQTDLLVAAAKTGKIVHIKKGQFCAPSVMANSAEKVRLAGNPNVMVCERGTMFGYNDLIVDPRNLEWMREANCPIVADITHSLQQPAGKKLDGGGVASGGLRELIPCIARTAVAVGVDGIFMEVHDDPLNAPVDGPTQWPLRHLEELLEELVAIARVSKGKKKFNIDLTPFRE; via the exons ATGGATCCACCGTCAATGCTGTATAGCCAGCTCAAG GCTGCAGAACCGTTCTTCCTGTTAGCGGGTCCTAATGTGATTGAATCAGAGGAACACATTATGAAGATGGCTAAGCACATAAAGACTATTACATCTAA AGTTGGCATCCCATTGGTTTTCAAATCAAGCTTTGATAAGGCTAACAGAACATCATCAAAATCTTTTCGTGGCCCAGGGATGGTTGAGGGATTGAAG ATACTTGAGAAGGTTAAAGTAGCATATGACCTCCCTATAGTGACAGATGTGCATGAGTCCATCCAG TGTGAAGCAGTCGGCAGAGTTGCAGATATCATTCAAATTCCAGCATTCTTATGCCGTCAA ACAGATCTTCTAGTTGCTGCAGCCAAAACGGGGAAAATTGTCCACATCAAGAAGGGCCAGTTTTGTGCTCCTTCC GTCATGGCAAATTCAGCAGAGAAGGTTCGGTTGGCTGGAAATCCTAATGTTATGGTTTGTGAGAGAGGAACTATGTTTGGATACA ATGATTTGATTGTCGATCCACGTAACCTGGAGTGGATGAGAGAAGCCAATTGTCCTATT GTAGCTGATATAACACACTCACTGCAACAGCCTGCTGGAAAGAAG TTGGATGGCGGAGGTGTTGCAAGTGGAGGTCTTCGAGAACTAATACCTTGCATTGCAAGAACTGCAGTTGCTGTAGGAGTGGATGGGATTTTCATGGAG GTACATGATGATCCACTGAATGCACCTGTTGATGGTCCAACACAGTGG CCTTTACGCCACTTGGAGGAGTTACTTGAAGAGCTTGTAGCTATTGCT AGGGTAAGCAAAGGGAAGAAAAAATTCAACATTGATCTCACACCATTTCGTGAATAG
- the LOC107486071 gene encoding uncharacterized protein LOC107486071 isoform X1 encodes MESGMMIMKSVQQNSGQNDASIPKLINPVLVSSSISLQRILEFSLKDVRISHSSSIHSSQTTTDVENVDPLTKAISSEGKFVHAMWSGVTEMDPKLRGAVLFAGAVFQFHQLANMTSSATLDFQAGNLSGTDLNFGKAFFTLFPEMVRITAFIWCFFLEVILLLRVHPAAQCALMLLMMYAPLYYFADLARKASGIGVNCKTFKMPALWFAAVGGVGISLVAGLMILVVVYGAWLYTHKRGLTVREVVISPNDITHTLDNI; translated from the exons ATGGAGTCAGGAATGATGATAATGAAATCTGTGCAGCAGAACTCAGGGCAAAACGACGCCAGT ATTCCGAAGCTAATAAATCCGGTTCTG GTATCATCCTCCATTTCTTTACAAAGAATTTTGGAATTTTCACTAAAAGACGTCCGGATCTCACATTCAAGTTCAATCCATTCGTCTCAG ACAACAACAGACGTTGAAAATGTTGATCCTCTTACAAAAGCCATCTCATCAGAAGGAAAATTTGTACATGCTATGTGGTCAGGGGTGACAGAAATGGATCCTAAACTACGCGGTGCTGTCTTGTTTGCGGGTGCTGTGTTCCAATTTCATCAGCTGGCAAACATGACGAGCTCTGCCACATTGGATTTCCAAGCTGGAAACCTTTCAGGCACCGATCTGAATTTCGGAAAAGCATTCTTTACATTATTTCCGGAGATGGTACGTATCACCGCCTTCATTTGGTGTTTTTTTCTAGAGGTGATCCTGCTCTTGCGTGTGCATCCTGCAGCTCAATGTGCTCTTATGCTGCTCATGATGTATGCGCCGCTATATTATTTCGCTGATCTAGCACGCAAGGCTTCTGGGATTGGCGTAAATTGCAAGACATTCAAGATGCCGGCCTTATGGTTTGCTGCCGTAGGGGGTGTTGGCATCTCCTTGGTAGCCGGTTTGATGATTTTGGTGGTGGTGTATGGTGCATGGCTATACACACACAAGAGAGGACTGACAGTGAGGGAAGTAGTGATCAGTCCAAATGACATAACACATACTCTGGACAATATATGA
- the LOC107485998 gene encoding cysteine protease ATG4, translating to MVLKSICERIIGATCSSKSSVETIDNSQVPASLKVGSGESKYPNTSLWSGFFPSGLLVSETHSEPSPSEKKAVYFGNSGWAAAVWKVVNSGSMRRFQERVLGTGRTEISSSDGDIWLLGVCHNISQQESTANVDTRNEFAAFEQDFSSKILVTYRKGFDAIGDSKYTSDVNWGCMFRSSQMLVAQALLFHKLGRSWRKNIDKPLDKEYIEILQSFGDSEASAFSIHNLLQAGKDYGLAVGSWVGPYAMCRTWEVLARNQRETDNLAEQPLPMAIYVVSGDEDGERGGAPVVCIEDASKRCSDFSRGKLVWTPLLLLVPLVLGLDKINPRYIPLLQSIFKFPQSLGILGGKIFSTNNCHLLTLLIYCTIRIKLVHRMFSTGLGSSPLVSKEIDKSKSKSEKPRNHLETILTYLYYYVLYVFQVVNINGESQETSTSSYHSNVIRHIPLDSIDPSLAIGFYCRDKDDFDDFCSRASKLAEESNGAPLFTVAQSWRFLSQTASNNGPGGNLGFQDDDSVAMDVANEAGNNEDDWQLL from the exons ATGGTATTGAAGAGTATCTGTGAGAGGATCATTGGTGCAACATGTTCTTCTAAAAGCTCAGTTGAGACTATAGATAACAGTCAGGTGCCTGCTTCTTTGAAAGTAGGGTCTGGTGAAAGTAAGTATCCTAACACTTCCTTGTGGTCAGGCTTCTTTCCATCTGGTCTTTTGGTCTCTGAAACGCATAGTGAACCATCGCCTTCTGAAAAGAAAGCAGTTTATTTTGGAAATAGTGGGTGGGCAGCTGCTGTGTGGAAAGTTGTTAACAGTGGCTCGATGAGGAGATTTCAAGAACGTGTACTTGGGACAGGGAGGACTGAGATTTCAAGTTCCGATGGTGATATATGGCTTCTGGGTGTCTGCCATAATATTTCACAACAAGAATCAACTGCAAATGTAGATACTAGAAACGAGTTTGCTGCATTTGAGCAagatttttcttcaaaaatcttAGTAACATATCGGAAAG GCTTTGATGCTATTGGAGATTCAAAGTATACTAGTGATGTTAATTGGGGATGTATGTTTCGGAGCAGCCAGATGCTTGTAGCTCAG GCATTGCTCTTTCATAAATTAGGTAGATCATGGAGGAAAAATATTGATAAG CCACTGGATAAAGAATATATTGAGATCTTACAAAGTTTTGGTGATTCGGAGGCTTCTGCTTTCTCTATTCACAATCTCCTTCAAGCCGGTAAAGATTATGGCCTTGCTGTTGGGTCATGGGTGGGCCCATATGCCATGTGTCGAACATGGGAAGTTCTAGCTCGTAACCAGAGGGAGACAGACAACCTTGCAGAGCAGCCACTTCCAATGGCAATTTATGTTGTCTCTGGAGATGAAGATGGAGAACGTGGTGGAGCACCAGTTGTCTGCATTGAAGATGCATCCAAACGATGTTCTGACTTTTCAAGGGGCAAACTTGTTTGGACGCCTCTGCTTTTATTGGTTCCTCTGGTTCTTGGACTTGATAAAATCAATCCAAG GTATATCCCATTATTgcaatcaatttttaaattccCTCAGAGCCTTGGTATTTTGGGCGGtaaaatattctcaacaaaTAATTGCCATTTACTgactttattaatttattgcaCTATTCGGAT TAAACTTGTACATCGTATGTTCTCAACTGGCCTAGGTAGTAGCCCTTTAGTTTCAAAAGAAATAGATAAGTCAAAAAGTAAAAGTGAAAAACCAAGAAACCATCTAG AGACAATCTTAACTTATCTATATTATTAtgttttatatgtttttcaGGTTGTCAATATCAATGGGGAATCCCAAGAGACTAGTACCTCCTCATACCATAGCAA TGTTATCAGGCACATACCCCTAGATTCAATTGACCCATCCTTGGCTATTGGATTTTACTGCCGAGATAAAG ATGATTTCGACGACTTCTGTTCCCGAGCTTCCAAGCTTGCTGAAGAATCAAATGGCGCCCCATTATTTACGGTAGCTCAGTCTTGGAGGTTCTTATCGCAAACCGCTAGTAACAATGGGCCGGGTGGCAACCTTGGATTCCAAGATGATGATTCCGTAGCTATGGATGTTGCGAACGAAGCTGGCAACAATGAGGATGATTGGCAACTTCTGTAA
- the LOC107486066 gene encoding uncharacterized protein LOC107486066, producing MPQRTVKKGAAAKRAKTALENNNHNDNLGQEPETAEAVVNNHEEEEENIANDEKSVLSDEKLDDVKNKEEEVKESIDEYEKDEQLDFEDNYPEYEPLEDYNGVDYDEKEIEQDEHQEVRDEVEEECEVVAGEDDISGDEEIEYVYEEVEVDEDDEHNDEEHDHSSRMAEVEQKEHPEGVNKRHKQKEFEVFVGGLYKDATEEDLRKVFGEVGVITEVRLMMNPHTKKNRGFAFLHFETIEQAKKAATELKNPVINGKQCRVSPVQDNDTIYLGNICKTWKLEALKDKLRHYGVGNFENLTLVEDSNNEGMNRGFAFLDFSSRSEARKAYTQLQKRDVVFGVDKPAEISFTDSFIDPVDDIMAQVKTVFIDSLPPSWDEDYVRDLLKKYGEIEKIELAKNMPAASRKDFGFVTFGTHAAAVECADSITSSGLGEGDKKAKVKARLSRPLRKGSRKHVSHAAYSSGRNAGILSRPSRARPAPRSLPARMVRRIESHVPPGRPFSVMDRRPVSVRDRRPVMSMSLRSRPVSHLARSSERRLSTSGYPKSSMKRDYGVCEELPPPRSRVAVDYGSRMSSQKHLSYRDYPAHGSRYPELRKGTSRTSAAAPMRSYVDDGYGQRFERPPLSSSHFNHREGHSRDYETLSGSKRTYSVIDDAPPRYADTGARQSRSRLDYEYGGSISQYGDAYGDRLGRSSLGYSNGRSSISTRDSHGMYSSRQSTSYSAGSFGGSDRDLYSASYGGDYISRGSDAGGRSYSSMYSSRGVGGSSSYMSGSRSRSYY from the exons ATGCCTCAACGAACAGTGAAGAAAGGTGCTGCGGCTAAAAGAGCGAAGACCGCCCTTGAAAACAACAACCATAATGACAACCTTGGGCAAGAGCCTGAAACTGCGGAAGCGGTTGTGaataatcatgaagaagaagaagaaaacatagcTAATGATGAGAAAAGTGTTCTTTCGGATGAGAAGCTCGATGATGTGAAGA ACAAAGAAGAGGAGGTTAAGGAGTCCATAGATGAATATGAAAAAGATGAACAGTTAGATTTTGAGGATAACTATCCTGAGTATGAACCTTTAGAGGACTATAACGGAGTTGACTATGATGAAAAGGAAATTGAACAAGACGAGCATCAGGAGGTTAGAGATGAAGTAGAGGAAGAGTGTGAAGTAGTTGCAGGAGAAGATGATATTTCAGGTGATGAAGAAATTGAATACGTTTATGAAGAAGTTGAggttgatgaagatgatgagcaTAATGATGAGGAACATGATCATTCGTCACGGATGGCTGAGGTGGAGCAAAAGGAGCACCCTGAAGGTGTAAATAAGAGACACAAGCAGAAGGAATTTGAAGTATTTGTCGGAGGCTTATATAAGGATGCTACTGAGGAGGATCTGAGGAAGGTTTTTGGTGAAGTTGGGGTAATTACTGAAGTCAGGCTGATGATGAATCCTCATACTAAAAAGAACAGAGGATTTGCCTTCTTGCATTTTGAAACTATTGAACAAGCTAAAAAAGCTGCAACAGAGCTGAAAAATCCAGTG ATTAATGGCAAACAATGCCGTGTTTCTCCTGTTCAAGACAATGATACCATCTATTTGGGTAATATATGCAAGACATGGAAATTAGAAGCT CTAAAAGATAAGCTGAGACATTATGGGGTTGGAAATTTTGAGAACCTGACTTTAGTAGAAGACAGTAACAATGAAGGAATGAACCGTGGATTtgcatttttggatttttcatcTCGTTCTGAGGCTAGGAAAGCCTATACACAACTGCAGAAGAGAGATGTTGTGTTTGGAGTTGATAAGCCAGCAGAGATTTCATTTACAGACTCCTTTATTGACCCAGTTGATGATATTATGGCACAG GTTAAAACTGTATTTATAGATTCCCTGCCTCCTTCATGGGATGAAGATTATGTCCGAGATCTTCTTAAGAAATATGGGGAGATTGAAAAGATTGAGCTTGCTAAAAACATGCCAGCTGCTAGTAGGAAGGATTTTGGATTTGTTACGTTTGGTACACATGCTGCTGCCGTGGAATGTGCTGATAGCATTACCAGCTCAGGATTGGGCGAAGGTGACAAGAAG GCAAAAGTTAAGGCTAGATTGTCAAGGCCTCTTCGGAAAGGCAGTAGAAAACATGTTAGCCATGCGGCCTACAGTTCTGGTCGCAATGCTGGAATCTTATCAAGGCCTTCAAGAGCTAGGCCTGCACCACGTAGTCTTCCTGCTCGCATGGTAAGACGAATTGAAAGTCATGTTCCACCTGGTAGGCCTTTTAGTGTGATGGATAGACGGCCTGTTAGTGTGAGAGATAGAAGACCTGTTATGTCTATGTCACTGAGATCAAGGCCGGTGTCTCATCTAGCCAGATCCTCTGAGAGGAGATTGAGTA CATCTGGATATCCAAAAAGTAGCATGAAGAGAGACTATGGTGTATGTGAGGAATTGCCACCTCCAAGAAGTAGAGTTGCTGTAGATTATGGGTCTAGGATGTCCTCTCAAAAACACCTCTCCTACAGGGATTATCCAGCCCATGGCTCTCGCTACCCTGAGCTGCGTAAAGGTACGTCTCGTACTTCAGCAGCTGCACCTATGAGAAGTTATGTGGATGATGGCTATGGCCAAAGATTTGAGAGgcctcctctttcttcttcccaTTTTAATCACCGTGAAGGACACTCCCGTGATTATGAGACACTGTCGGGTTCGAAACGTACTTATTCTGTCATA GATGATGCCCCTCCTCGATATGCTGATACTGGTGCTCGCCAGTCAAGATCACGTTTGGACTATGAGTATGGGGGTAGTATTTCACAATATGGAGATGCCTATGGCGATAG ACTTGGAAGATCTAGTCTGGGCTATAGTAATGGCAGGAGTTCTATATCTACTCGAGACTCTCATGGAATGTATAGCAGTCGGCAGAGCACAAGTTACAGTGCAG GTTCTTTTGGTGGAAGTGATCGTGATTTGTACTCAGCAAGTTATGGTGGTGATTACATATCTCGTGGCAGTGAT GCTGGTGGCAGATCATATTCGTCAATGTATTCCAGCAGGGGTGTGGGTGGTAGCAGCAGCTATATGAGTGGTAGTAGATCTAGGTCGTATTACTGA